In Shewanella sp. VB17, a single genomic region encodes these proteins:
- a CDS encoding exo-alpha-sialidase, which produces MKLVSVDKIWDQGEHNAFTDMVRFGDELYCVFREGSAHVSDDGSLRVIRSFDEGHTWESVVLMQMAHADLRDGKLLVYEGELLLLGLGSFISRVKQMRQSYLWRSDDGVSWSIPVEVAQPNDWLWRLSAHNNVLWGLSYFPDPAGYVSLYKSVDGYCFSRECQYLNQQGYVNESDLIFDEGDNVHCLLRRDPVWEPEEAALLGSSKPPYQDWKWKALDKRIGGPVNFYYQGHHYAIVRLYDDKVRTSVVEIDEESLTIIELLCLPSGGDTSYAGVVLEKERLKISYYSSHEGKTAIYFAVIDM; this is translated from the coding sequence ATGAAATTAGTGTCGGTGGATAAAATTTGGGATCAAGGAGAGCACAACGCGTTTACTGATATGGTGCGCTTTGGCGATGAGCTTTATTGTGTGTTTCGCGAAGGCAGCGCCCATGTGTCAGATGATGGTTCACTGCGAGTGATTCGATCATTTGATGAAGGTCACACATGGGAGTCAGTTGTCTTAATGCAGATGGCTCATGCTGATCTGCGAGATGGTAAATTGTTAGTGTATGAGGGGGAGCTGTTGCTCTTAGGACTGGGAAGTTTTATTTCACGTGTTAAACAGATGAGGCAGTCTTACCTTTGGCGTTCAGATGATGGGGTGTCTTGGTCTATTCCGGTCGAAGTCGCTCAGCCTAATGATTGGTTATGGCGACTTTCAGCGCATAATAACGTGTTATGGGGGCTCTCATATTTTCCAGATCCTGCAGGTTACGTTAGCCTGTATAAAAGTGTCGATGGTTATTGCTTTAGCAGAGAATGTCAATATTTGAATCAGCAAGGTTATGTGAATGAGTCTGATTTAATCTTTGATGAAGGTGATAATGTACATTGTTTACTTAGACGAGATCCAGTTTGGGAACCTGAAGAGGCGGCTTTATTGGGATCTTCTAAACCTCCCTATCAAGATTGGAAGTGGAAGGCGTTAGACAAGCGAATAGGTGGACCGGTGAACTTTTATTACCAAGGCCACCATTACGCTATCGTGCGTCTTTATGACGATAAAGTTCGCACCAGTGTGGTTGAAATCGATGAGGAGTCATTAACCATTATAGAGTTGCTTTGTCTGCCTTCCGGCGGGGATACCAGTTATGCCGGTGTCGTACTAGAAAAAGAGCGTTTAAAGATCAGCTATTATTCATCCCATGAGGGGAAAACGGCTATTTATTTCGCTGTCATTGACATGTAA
- the rluB gene encoding 23S rRNA pseudouridine(2605) synthase RluB, producing MSEKLQKVLARAGHGSRREMEAWIAAGRISIDGEIATLGDRVEGDVKIRIDGRAISIKSEDDLICRVIAYHKPEGEICSRKDPEGRPTVFDRLPKTRDSRWVSVGRLDINTSGLLLFTSDGELANRLMHPSNEVEREYAVRTFGEVNDACIQKLRTGVTLEDGPAHFDKVKAAGGEGMNKWWHVTLAEGRNREVRRLWESQEVQVSRLIRIRYGTIELPKSLPRGGWVELELEQVNYLRKTAGLDNENRTMLGTDKHSVARAKVKSAKIKRAVNKHKSNASKNTRQRSS from the coding sequence ATGAGTGAAAAGTTGCAGAAAGTCTTGGCCCGTGCAGGCCATGGCTCCCGTCGTGAGATGGAGGCATGGATTGCTGCAGGCCGAATTAGTATAGATGGTGAGATAGCCACTTTGGGTGATCGCGTCGAAGGCGATGTTAAAATTAGAATCGATGGACGTGCTATTTCAATTAAGTCCGAAGATGATCTTATTTGTCGCGTGATTGCTTATCATAAGCCGGAAGGTGAGATCTGCAGCCGTAAAGATCCAGAAGGTCGTCCAACCGTGTTCGATCGCCTACCTAAAACGCGTGATTCACGTTGGGTTTCTGTAGGGCGTCTGGATATTAATACTTCTGGTTTATTATTATTTACCTCAGATGGAGAGCTGGCTAACCGCTTGATGCACCCATCTAATGAAGTTGAGCGTGAATATGCGGTGCGTACATTTGGTGAAGTCAATGATGCGTGTATTCAAAAACTTCGCACAGGTGTGACGTTAGAAGATGGCCCAGCCCATTTTGATAAAGTTAAGGCTGCGGGTGGTGAAGGCATGAATAAGTGGTGGCATGTGACACTGGCTGAAGGCCGTAATCGTGAAGTACGCCGTTTATGGGAGTCTCAAGAAGTCCAAGTCAGCCGCCTTATTCGGATCCGTTACGGTACGATTGAGCTGCCAAAGTCACTGCCTCGTGGAGGTTGGGTTGAGTTGGAGCTAGAGCAGGTCAATTATTTAAGAAAAACCGCTGGGTTAGATAATGAAAACCGCACTATGTTGGGCACTGACAAGCACAGTGTTGCCCGTGCTAAAGTTAAGAGCGCTAAGATTAAACGTGCTGTTAATAAGCATAAATCCAATGCCAGTAAAAATACACGCCAACGCAGTAGTTAA
- a CDS encoding two component system response regulator, translating to MAFGQYKTINILVVDDHSLIFDGLSSCLAPYPELELVGFVEDGLAVYEQCLKLTPDLVFMDLKLPGMSGFDVIRQLRKRWPKMMIIMLTATIEEKSAREALDVGANGYVVKNSPKSTLIAAIKCVSKGKVFIDPSLDEQQIEALDGVVDGDMPMLTPREQQVLKLICEGRRNRDIAEDLVIGLKTVETHRMNLMRKLNAHNVAELMHWAQRLS from the coding sequence ATGGCATTTGGCCAGTACAAAACGATAAATATATTGGTGGTAGATGATCATTCATTGATTTTTGATGGTTTAAGTAGCTGCTTAGCGCCCTATCCAGAATTGGAATTAGTGGGATTTGTTGAAGATGGTTTAGCAGTATACGAACAATGTTTGAAATTAACACCTGATCTTGTGTTTATGGATCTTAAATTACCGGGCATGAGTGGCTTTGATGTTATTCGTCAGTTACGTAAGCGTTGGCCTAAAATGATGATCATTATGTTAACCGCGACGATTGAGGAGAAAAGTGCGCGTGAGGCTTTGGATGTCGGTGCAAATGGTTATGTGGTTAAAAACAGCCCCAAAAGTACCCTTATTGCGGCCATAAAATGCGTGAGTAAAGGCAAAGTTTTTATCGATCCAAGCTTAGATGAACAGCAGATAGAGGCCTTAGATGGTGTTGTTGATGGTGATATGCCTATGCTGACTCCCAGAGAACAACAGGTTTTAAAATTGATTTGTGAGGGAAGGCGTAATCGCGACATTGCCGAGGATTTGGTGATAGGCTTGAAAACGGTTGAAACCCATAGAATGAATTTAATGCGTAAACTCAACGCACATAATGTGGCTGAGTTAATGCATTGGGCTCAGCGATTATCATAG
- a CDS encoding DUF1778 domain-containing protein — MATARLDIRLDEEIKAKAEKASALLGLKSLTEYVVRLMDEDATHVIEKHESIVVQDSVFDAFMAACDKAKAPNQALLEAAKLTDESGIK, encoded by the coding sequence ATGGCAACAGCACGTTTAGATATCCGTCTTGATGAAGAGATAAAAGCGAAAGCTGAAAAGGCATCAGCATTGCTTGGTCTGAAAAGTTTAACTGAATATGTAGTTAGGCTTATGGACGAAGATGCAACACACGTAATTGAAAAGCACGAAAGTATCGTGGTTCAGGATAGTGTCTTTGACGCATTTATGGCTGCTTGTGACAAAGCAAAAGCCCCAAATCAAGCTTTGTTGGAAGCTGCAAAACTCACAGATGAGAGCGGTATCAAGTGA
- a CDS encoding YciK family oxidoreductase: MLEYQAAKDLLMNKTILVTGAGDGIGRAAAVAFAQHGATVILLGKTVKKLEAVYDVIEQAGYPKPAIVPLDLQGATEQHYIDMAETIEQQFGHLDGLLHNASILGVLGPFQHIAMDSVQKVMQVNVIAEIMLTKALLPVMKKAPLASLVFTSSSVGRQGKAFWGEYAISKFATEGMMQTLAHEYEGSNVRVNSINPGATRTGMRANAYPAENPQTLKAAEDIMAAYLYLMGHDSVAVNGQQINAQ, from the coding sequence ATGTTGGAATATCAAGCTGCAAAAGATTTGCTGATGAATAAAACAATACTCGTGACGGGCGCTGGCGACGGTATTGGCCGCGCCGCTGCAGTGGCGTTTGCACAGCATGGTGCAACCGTTATTTTACTCGGTAAAACCGTTAAAAAATTAGAAGCGGTGTATGATGTAATTGAGCAAGCGGGGTACCCAAAGCCTGCTATCGTCCCTTTAGATCTACAAGGTGCGACAGAACAACACTATATCGACATGGCTGAGACCATAGAACAGCAATTTGGCCACCTAGACGGACTCCTGCATAACGCCAGCATATTAGGTGTACTTGGGCCATTTCAACATATCGCGATGGATTCAGTCCAAAAGGTAATGCAGGTCAATGTTATTGCAGAAATCATGCTAACAAAAGCCCTGTTGCCTGTAATGAAAAAGGCACCATTGGCTTCATTGGTATTCACCTCAAGCAGTGTTGGTCGCCAAGGAAAAGCCTTTTGGGGGGAGTATGCTATCTCTAAATTTGCCACTGAAGGCATGATGCAAACACTTGCCCATGAATACGAAGGTTCAAATGTTCGGGTGAACAGTATCAATCCTGGTGCCACTCGTACCGGCATGCGCGCTAATGCTTACCCAGCAGAAAACCCACAAACGCTTAAAGCAGCAGAAGACATTATGGCTGCTTATCTTTACCTCATGGGTCATGACTCTGTCGCTGTTAATGGGCAGCAAATTAACGCTCAGTAA
- a CDS encoding parallel beta-helix domain-containing protein: MLKKTLSWSILTLITCASLLFLSGCLSDDDKLIIKGNSTIPSTTPHFPKDAIMIKAGENLTIRIQEALINAQSNDVIVLPKGHFKIASSLLFDGDVDGDGYMVTNITIMGYGMNETILDFSDSLSGDGIFVQNAANITIQDLSVNEAKNNGIKLKNTNGVILRKLATVWEGELDKHNGAYGLYPVECANILIEDSYVRGSADAGIYVGQSQYIVVRRNIAKENVAGIEIENSHYADVYNNQAIGNTGGILVFDLPINNHKYGASVRVFNNKISNNNTKNFANASANPAGVHIVPPGTGIIVLSTSDVEIFNNEITHHDTMGIAISSFFIAEPDMNAFVANYGQTNQPIEDGWRPTPRNIYLHDNLITDYGKQPNGHLIDDIIKAYMFTHGTFPGVLYDGLGEMLSNNGTAAYLGLQEMPFADDGSDNICSTNNGDVSFGRLYANDNVDITYPNVLYEATQNEIMKCSQVRLPTHTVTFADNIFGCGIDDEVAGCDGQNTVSGTGAIDEGEALFLGDGELTLCEPIGEQVNWQALLRANCPNLADYNLFLNNSNPTADANSGGLPYDLNTQLFTDYASKYRFIFVPEGEKANYSSQESMDFPVGTVITKTFALPANTNARGIDKEDMIETRLLIHRSTGWTALPYLHNTDKSNAIIAKAGAIQAKQITHNNKVLNFNYLVPSMNQCKQCHQFKASNHSPAIFVPIGPKARHLNKNYTYTDGAMNQLMKWQQAGILQGVPDVTTISTVPTYTDKEKNDVTTYSDTLLMNTAKGYLDINCAHCHRPEGNASNTGLTLEYWRAYGDGFAHGTCKSPVAYGGGSLSYDVVPGSPQDSISHFRMDTNTPGDRMPEIGRSLIHDEGVALIHEWITRLPMASCSP; this comes from the coding sequence ATGCTAAAAAAAACATTATCATGGTCAATACTCACGTTAATTACCTGTGCAAGCTTACTATTTCTCAGCGGATGTTTATCAGATGATGACAAACTGATTATAAAAGGCAACTCCACGATTCCAAGCACAACCCCACACTTTCCAAAAGACGCTATCATGATCAAAGCTGGAGAAAATTTGACGATCCGTATTCAAGAGGCCTTGATTAACGCGCAAAGCAATGACGTTATTGTACTGCCTAAAGGTCACTTTAAAATAGCATCAAGTCTCTTGTTCGACGGTGATGTCGATGGTGATGGTTATATGGTAACCAACATCACCATCATGGGATATGGTATGAATGAAACCATATTGGATTTTTCAGACTCACTCTCAGGCGATGGTATATTCGTCCAAAATGCCGCTAATATTACTATCCAAGACTTGTCTGTTAATGAAGCAAAAAATAATGGGATTAAACTCAAGAATACCAACGGAGTCATACTCAGAAAACTCGCCACTGTCTGGGAAGGTGAACTCGATAAACACAATGGTGCTTATGGACTTTATCCCGTCGAGTGTGCAAACATTCTGATTGAAGATAGCTATGTAAGAGGCAGCGCCGATGCCGGAATTTATGTCGGTCAATCTCAATACATTGTGGTTCGCCGCAACATTGCCAAAGAAAATGTGGCTGGGATCGAAATTGAAAACTCACACTATGCCGATGTTTATAATAATCAAGCTATCGGTAATACTGGTGGTATTTTAGTCTTTGACTTACCAATCAATAACCACAAATACGGGGCTAGTGTTCGTGTTTTCAATAATAAAATTTCTAACAATAACACTAAGAACTTTGCTAATGCATCAGCTAATCCAGCTGGGGTGCATATTGTTCCACCGGGAACCGGAATTATTGTGCTTTCTACCAGCGATGTCGAGATCTTCAACAATGAAATCACTCACCACGATACTATGGGGATCGCGATCAGTAGTTTTTTTATCGCAGAACCTGATATGAATGCCTTTGTCGCTAACTATGGTCAGACAAATCAACCCATTGAAGATGGTTGGCGACCCACACCCCGTAATATCTATCTCCACGACAATCTGATCACTGATTATGGCAAGCAACCCAATGGCCACCTGATCGACGACATTATCAAAGCTTACATGTTTACTCATGGAACATTTCCCGGCGTGCTCTATGACGGGTTAGGTGAAATGTTATCAAATAACGGCACCGCTGCGTATTTAGGCTTACAAGAGATGCCATTCGCCGACGATGGTAGCGATAATATTTGTTCGACCAACAACGGTGATGTCTCATTTGGGCGACTGTATGCCAACGACAATGTTGATATTACTTACCCTAATGTGCTTTATGAAGCCACTCAAAATGAGATAATGAAATGTAGTCAAGTCCGTCTACCCACACATACGGTCACATTCGCAGATAACATCTTTGGTTGTGGCATTGATGACGAGGTCGCCGGTTGTGACGGGCAAAATACAGTCAGCGGCACTGGGGCAATAGATGAAGGGGAAGCGCTGTTCCTCGGTGACGGAGAATTAACGCTTTGTGAGCCCATAGGCGAACAAGTCAATTGGCAGGCGCTATTAAGGGCTAACTGCCCAAACCTAGCTGACTATAACCTATTTTTAAACAACTCAAACCCAACGGCAGATGCAAATTCTGGCGGGTTACCTTACGATCTCAATACTCAACTCTTCACTGACTATGCCAGTAAATACCGTTTTATTTTTGTGCCTGAAGGTGAAAAAGCAAACTACTCTTCCCAAGAAAGCATGGATTTTCCTGTAGGCACTGTGATCACTAAAACCTTCGCCCTGCCTGCGAATACTAACGCACGCGGCATAGATAAAGAGGACATGATTGAAACACGCTTACTGATCCACCGTTCAACAGGTTGGACTGCGCTACCTTACCTCCATAATACTGACAAATCCAATGCCATTATAGCGAAAGCTGGTGCGATTCAAGCAAAACAAATTACACATAACAATAAAGTACTTAATTTTAATTATCTTGTTCCTAGCATGAATCAATGTAAACAATGTCATCAGTTTAAAGCCTCAAATCACAGCCCAGCTATTTTTGTCCCTATTGGGCCTAAAGCACGTCATCTGAATAAAAACTATACCTACACTGACGGAGCCATGAATCAACTGATGAAATGGCAGCAGGCTGGCATACTACAAGGAGTCCCTGATGTCACCACAATCAGTACTGTGCCAACCTACACAGATAAAGAAAAAAACGATGTAACGACATACTCAGATACCTTATTAATGAACACGGCAAAAGGCTATCTGGATATCAACTGTGCTCATTGTCACCGACCAGAAGGTAATGCCTCTAATACCGGCCTCACACTTGAATACTGGCGAGCATACGGCGATGGTTTTGCACACGGTACCTGTAAATCTCCGGTGGCTTATGGTGGAGGATCCTTAAGCTATGATGTCGTTCCCGGATCGCCGCAAGACTCTATCTCTCACTTCAGAATGGATACCAATACACCGGGCGATCGCATGCCAGAAATTGGACGTAGTTTAATTCATGATGAAGGTGTCGCACTTATTCACGAATGGATAACGCGACTGCCTATGGCTAGCTGTTCACCTTAG
- a CDS encoding GNAT family N-acetyltransferase, with amino-acid sequence MSWGKEFVELSKSYHDRNSFDCGEQELNTFIKTQAAKHMEAGISRTMILPSAQPLLNQKFAICAFYSVAPSSISRETLPVQLAKKLPRYPIPVFLLAQLAVHKEFHGSGLGKVSLIRALKYLWEVNHHMRAYAIVVDCLTDSAQAFYTKFGFEVLCEHNGRIRMFLPMKTVERLFNQ; translated from the coding sequence GTGAGTTGGGGCAAAGAGTTCGTAGAACTTAGTAAATCATATCACGACCGCAACTCATTCGACTGTGGTGAGCAAGAGCTAAATACATTTATCAAAACTCAAGCAGCAAAGCATATGGAAGCAGGTATTAGTCGAACTATGATTCTACCAAGTGCTCAGCCATTGCTTAATCAGAAGTTTGCAATCTGCGCATTTTACAGTGTTGCGCCTAGCTCAATCAGTCGAGAAACCTTACCAGTGCAACTAGCAAAGAAACTTCCTCGATACCCAATTCCAGTGTTTCTTTTAGCTCAGTTAGCTGTGCATAAGGAATTTCACGGCTCTGGGCTAGGGAAAGTCAGTTTAATCCGTGCACTGAAGTACCTTTGGGAAGTTAACCACCATATGAGGGCATATGCTATTGTCGTGGACTGTCTCACTGATTCAGCACAGGCATTCTATACAAAATTTGGCTTTGAAGTATTGTGTGAACATAATGGACGCATTCGCATGTTTCTACCGATGAAAACGGTAGAAAGACTTTTTAACCAATGA
- a CDS encoding VolA/Pla-1 family phospholipase, whose protein sequence is MKRLFLGVAVASALGLTGCGGDSVEELSDKVEALTPVSHIAFDPGNKDPAKRTLPTPNDLLFSGTLDGTIKLPDELNDGSSDYTDPQIVIGALDGWSTVAPISITVELATDLDGTVLLLDVASVFQPGAVRMFEATVGGPLSSDAECKTAPSASACKVGDELQFGVDFIAKAVGNTIAIVPLKPLKSNQSYIYATTNLVVDSAGQSVAASSTYNSVRLDIETLPLETVEQLSLQTLVNSYEKGLAQAHSVDANTLSYTGLFTTQSVTDVYKTVQLLMLDPSPQSPFAPSISVPVPHPLGVTMAQAAGLTVADLYTADLTVPTYGSCNSTQCSGISTYWHALGDSPVAVLLALQTGTMSQQHYGAQATVYGIDPNAALANPALLAGKTWLLDDGDAADKTKHLTKFNPIPQPTGQEVIKVLISIPNVGTMPAAGWPTTIAMHGLSGLKEQTLAYADMYASKGVATIAIDMPLHGERSYDANNDGVYEVSATDKSAGSAFVNGNSLVFTNIDSTLTARDNFRQATLDHLALRASLTGLAGALGQAAQPQIFDINNISVQGLSLGGIVSTNFSAYANTELPDPNSGTDLSYVYKLNAASLVAPAGGLAGTFIGSETFGPLLLSEVTASEDFQKLVDAANTENYAPDTAQYAALVEAVYAGFLPSFAFAVQTALDSADPINHAAMLKATGLPVHLIEVVGDGGDTNLPDQVLPSRVDNYPLSGTEPLIDNLELACISSTSVGSGAVRFTKGDHSSLINPEGSAAATIEMQAQVAGYAQTASQGSASITIGDESVIKPCSVPAG, encoded by the coding sequence ATGAAAAGACTCTTTTTAGGTGTAGCGGTTGCATCTGCGCTTGGGCTGACAGGGTGTGGTGGGGACAGCGTAGAAGAATTAAGTGACAAGGTTGAGGCGTTAACGCCAGTTTCTCATATCGCTTTTGATCCAGGTAATAAGGATCCCGCTAAGCGCACACTTCCTACTCCTAATGATCTGTTGTTTAGTGGGACGCTCGACGGCACCATTAAACTACCCGATGAGTTGAATGATGGCAGTAGCGATTATACCGATCCCCAAATAGTCATCGGAGCATTAGACGGTTGGTCGACAGTGGCACCTATTTCAATCACTGTAGAGCTTGCAACGGATCTTGATGGCACTGTATTGCTCCTTGATGTCGCTTCTGTGTTTCAGCCAGGTGCGGTGAGAATGTTTGAGGCCACCGTTGGCGGTCCGTTGTCATCGGATGCAGAGTGTAAAACTGCGCCTTCAGCATCAGCGTGTAAAGTCGGCGATGAATTGCAATTTGGGGTCGATTTTATTGCTAAAGCCGTGGGCAATACCATCGCGATCGTGCCCCTCAAGCCATTAAAATCCAATCAGTCTTATATTTATGCCACCACTAATCTTGTTGTCGATTCAGCGGGGCAATCTGTGGCTGCTTCATCAACGTATAACAGCGTGAGATTAGACATTGAGACACTGCCGCTTGAAACGGTAGAGCAATTGTCGTTGCAAACCTTAGTTAATAGTTATGAGAAAGGTTTAGCTCAAGCTCACAGTGTCGATGCAAACACCTTAAGTTATACAGGTTTGTTCACGACACAATCAGTTACCGATGTGTATAAGACTGTGCAGTTGTTGATGCTTGACCCTAGTCCGCAAAGCCCCTTTGCACCTTCAATATCAGTGCCAGTTCCGCATCCTTTAGGCGTGACAATGGCGCAGGCGGCGGGGTTAACTGTCGCCGATTTGTATACTGCTGATCTGACTGTGCCAACCTATGGGAGCTGTAATTCGACTCAGTGTTCTGGGATCAGTACTTATTGGCATGCCTTGGGGGATAGTCCTGTTGCGGTATTATTGGCGCTACAAACAGGCACTATGAGCCAACAACATTATGGTGCACAAGCCACAGTTTATGGGATTGATCCTAATGCAGCACTTGCTAACCCAGCATTGTTAGCTGGAAAAACCTGGTTGTTAGATGATGGCGATGCGGCCGATAAAACCAAACACCTGACCAAGTTTAATCCTATTCCTCAGCCGACAGGGCAAGAAGTGATCAAGGTGCTTATTTCCATACCGAATGTTGGCACCATGCCAGCTGCTGGCTGGCCGACGACGATAGCCATGCATGGTCTTAGTGGCCTCAAAGAGCAGACTCTTGCCTATGCAGACATGTATGCATCTAAGGGGGTGGCTACTATTGCGATCGATATGCCGCTTCATGGTGAACGCTCTTATGATGCGAACAATGATGGTGTCTATGAAGTCTCAGCAACAGATAAAAGTGCTGGCTCGGCGTTTGTCAATGGTAATTCACTAGTTTTTACTAATATCGATAGTACGCTAACGGCTCGTGATAATTTTCGTCAGGCAACCTTAGATCACCTTGCCCTGCGCGCTTCATTAACAGGTTTAGCGGGCGCACTTGGGCAAGCTGCTCAGCCACAGATATTTGATATCAATAATATCAGCGTGCAAGGTTTAAGCTTAGGCGGCATTGTTAGCACTAACTTCTCGGCTTATGCTAACACTGAGCTGCCAGATCCTAATTCAGGCACTGATTTAAGTTATGTGTATAAGCTCAACGCTGCTTCTTTAGTCGCGCCAGCGGGTGGGTTAGCAGGTACCTTTATTGGCTCAGAAACATTTGGGCCTTTGCTATTGTCAGAAGTGACAGCAAGTGAGGATTTTCAAAAGCTGGTTGATGCGGCTAACACTGAAAATTATGCACCAGATACAGCACAATACGCTGCACTGGTTGAAGCTGTGTATGCCGGATTTTTACCGAGCTTTGCCTTTGCTGTGCAAACGGCACTGGACAGTGCCGATCCGATTAACCATGCTGCCATGTTAAAGGCGACTGGTCTGCCGGTTCACTTGATTGAAGTGGTCGGTGACGGTGGTGATACAAATTTACCGGATCAAGTCTTACCTAGCCGTGTTGATAACTACCCATTATCAGGCACAGAGCCTTTGATTGATAATCTTGAATTAGCCTGTATTTCGAGCACCTCAGTAGGCTCAGGTGCAGTGCGTTTTACTAAAGGCGATCACAGTTCGCTTATTAATCCCGAAGGCTCCGCAGCCGCTACGATTGAGATGCAAGCACAAGTAGCCGGTTATGCACAAACGGCCAGTCAGGGCAGTGCCAGTATTACGATTGGTGATGAGAGTGTGATTAAACCTTGCTCTGTGCCAGCAGGGTAA
- the sohB gene encoding protease SohB: MEFLYEYGMFFAKAITVVLSIIVVVVVVLASAVKQKGGKGELKLTNISEELKDLQHDLKEELYSKTQFKAYEKQRKADEKAKDKALKEQTEQALAPRTFVVDFKGSIDANEVSSLREEISAIIAIAEPGDEAIVNVESGGGMVHGYGLASSQLDRLRQANIQLTICVDKVAASGGYMMACVANKVYAAPFAIVGSIGVVAQVPNFNKLLKKHDIDYEQHTAGDFKRTLTIFGENTDEGREKFQLELEETHELFKGFIAQYRPDLDLAKVATGEHWYGQQAIELGLIDGISTSDDVILNLAKERTVIKVRYQLKKTFADKIAHAASLSCNAVLNKMAEKNQILG, encoded by the coding sequence TTGGAATTTTTGTACGAGTATGGCATGTTTTTCGCTAAAGCTATCACGGTCGTGTTATCGATCATTGTGGTGGTTGTTGTGGTACTGGCCTCTGCGGTTAAGCAAAAAGGGGGTAAAGGTGAGCTTAAATTAACCAATATTTCAGAAGAGCTGAAAGACCTGCAACATGATCTAAAAGAAGAGTTGTATAGCAAAACTCAATTTAAAGCGTATGAAAAGCAACGAAAGGCGGATGAAAAAGCCAAAGATAAGGCATTGAAAGAGCAAACAGAGCAGGCATTAGCACCAAGAACTTTTGTGGTCGATTTTAAAGGCAGCATCGATGCGAATGAAGTGTCATCATTGCGTGAAGAGATCAGTGCGATTATTGCCATCGCTGAGCCTGGTGATGAAGCCATTGTTAACGTTGAAAGTGGCGGTGGTATGGTTCATGGTTATGGCTTAGCATCAAGCCAACTTGATCGTCTTCGTCAGGCTAACATCCAGCTGACTATTTGCGTTGATAAAGTGGCTGCGAGTGGCGGTTATATGATGGCGTGTGTGGCGAATAAAGTGTACGCAGCGCCATTTGCTATTGTTGGCTCGATTGGTGTTGTGGCGCAAGTGCCAAACTTCAATAAGTTGCTTAAAAAACACGATATTGATTATGAGCAGCATACGGCGGGTGATTTTAAACGTACCTTGACCATATTTGGTGAAAATACCGATGAAGGCCGTGAGAAGTTCCAGCTAGAACTTGAAGAGACTCATGAATTATTTAAAGGTTTTATTGCACAATATCGCCCAGATTTAGACTTAGCTAAAGTGGCTACAGGTGAGCATTGGTATGGGCAGCAAGCAATTGAGCTTGGGTTAATCGATGGGATTTCGACCAGTGATGATGTCATTCTTAATTTAGCTAAAGAGCGGACTGTTATTAAAGTCAGATATCAATTAAAGAAAACATTTGCCGATAAAATCGCGCATGCCGCTTCGTTATCTTGCAATGCTGTGTTGAATAAAATGGCTGAGAAAAATCAAATATTAGGCTAG